A part of Primulina eburnea isolate SZY01 chromosome 10, ASM2296580v1, whole genome shotgun sequence genomic DNA contains:
- the LOC140802982 gene encoding LOW QUALITY PROTEIN: replication factor C subunit 3-like (The sequence of the model RefSeq protein was modified relative to this genomic sequence to represent the inferred CDS: deleted 1 base in 1 codon), which translates to MLWVDKYRPKSLDKVIVHEEIAQNLKKLVMEQDCPHLLFYGPSGSGKKTLIMALLRQMFGPGADKVKVENKNWKVDAGTRSIEVELTTLSSTHHVELNPSDAGFQDRYVVQEIIKEMAKTRPIDTKGKKGFKVLVLNEVDKLSREAQHSLRRTMEKYSASCRLILCCNSSSKVTEAVRSRCLNMRINAPTEVEIVKVLEFIGKKEGLQLPSGFTDRIAQQSNRSMRRAILLFETCRVQQYPFTNNQVIPPMDWEEYVSEIASSIFKEQSPKRLFEVRGKLYELLINCIPPEIILKRLVYELLKKLDSELKHEISHWAAYYEHRLRLGQKAIFHLEAFVAKFMSIYKGFLIETFG; encoded by the exons atgTTGTGGGTTGATAAGTATCGTCCCAAATCCCTAGACAAGGTTATAGTCCATGAAGAAATCGCACAAAACCTCAAGAAATTG GTGATGGAGCAAGATTGCCCCCATTTGCTGTTCTATGGACCTTCCGGGTCCGGTAAGAAGACCCTTATCATGGCCCTTCTTAGACAAATGTTTGGTCCTGGCGCGGACAAG GTGAAAGTAGAGAACAAGAACTGGAAAGTTGAT GCTGGAACCAGATCTATCGAAGTAGAGCTTACAACTTTGTCAAGCACACACCATGTGGAACTCAATCCCAGTGATGCAGGTTTTCAAGACCGATACGTAGTTCAAGAAATAATTAAGGAAATGGCCAAAACTCGACCTATTGACACTAAAGGGAAAAAAGGTTTCAAAG TTCTAGTGCTAAATGAGGTTGACAAACTCTCAAGAGAAGCCCAGCACTCTCTTCGAAGAACAATGGAGAAATATAGTGCATCTTGTAGACTAATTCTTTGC TGCAACAGTTCCTCCAAGGTTACTGAAGCTGTCCGCTCTCGTTGTTTGAACATGCGAATAAACGCTCCAACAGAAGTGGAG ATTGTGAAGGTGTTGGAATTCATTGGCAAGAAAGAAGGGCTGCAACTGCCTTCTGGATTTACTGATCGCATAGCCCAGCAATCTAATAGGAGTATGAGGAGGGCAATATTGTTGTTTGAAACTTGTCGTGTCCAACA GTACCCTTTCACAAACAATCAAGTGATACCCCCAATGGATTGGGAGGAATACGTTTCTGAAATAGCATCAAGCATATTCAAGGAGCAGAGTCCTAAACG GTTGTTTGAGGTTCGAGGAAAGCTGTACGAACTACTCATTAATTGCATTCCTCCAGAGATTATTTTAAAG aGGTTGGTTTATGAACTGTTGAAGAAATTGGATTCTGAACTAAAGCATGAGATCTCTCATTGGGCTGCATATTAT GAACACAGATTACGTCTTGGCCAGAAAGCAATATTTC